A part of Jiangella alba genomic DNA contains:
- a CDS encoding XRE family transcriptional regulator yields MAAVQRIAVNPRVLAWARETAGLDLATAAARINVRPDRVASWERGDADPTINQLRTMAETYHRPLAALFMSEPVADEQLPTLPDFRSSETRTEVAPSALQKAIMRAHRQRAALREIADELELPPERTVADFTLSPSADPDTSAVALRTALGIDHIPKAVVLRAQDFLRQLIRRAESLNVTIIQVQRVDTKVMRGFSLADGACPVVALNGADSPRGKAFTLLHELAHVGFRSSGLCDLQQEGDAEVERACDRVAASVLMPRPTFLSVLGGLRGSALTIDIARALGNDFGASGEAAVVRMIDLGRASWEDYRRLKPEFEAAYRAYKVQEKVERAGKDSPIFYQLKARDLGRRFVHQVLEAYNDDLLSSRDLAQLLEVTYDKVPKLASVVGEDLS; encoded by the coding sequence GTGGCTGCCGTGCAGCGGATAGCGGTGAACCCTCGTGTACTCGCGTGGGCGCGTGAGACGGCCGGTCTCGACCTGGCGACCGCCGCCGCGAGGATCAACGTAAGGCCCGACCGGGTCGCCAGTTGGGAACGTGGTGATGCCGACCCCACCATCAACCAACTGCGCACGATGGCGGAGACCTATCACCGGCCGCTTGCCGCGCTGTTCATGAGTGAGCCGGTAGCCGATGAGCAGTTGCCGACCCTGCCAGACTTTAGAAGTTCCGAAACTCGCACCGAAGTTGCGCCCTCAGCGCTTCAAAAGGCGATCATGCGAGCGCACCGCCAGAGGGCCGCCCTGCGCGAGATCGCCGACGAACTCGAACTGCCGCCAGAGCGAACCGTGGCTGACTTCACCCTGTCACCGAGCGCGGACCCGGACACCTCAGCCGTCGCACTCCGGACTGCCCTCGGTATTGATCACATCCCGAAGGCGGTCGTGCTGCGCGCACAGGACTTCCTCCGACAATTGATCAGACGTGCCGAGAGCCTGAATGTGACGATCATCCAGGTCCAGCGGGTCGACACAAAAGTGATGCGGGGATTTTCACTCGCTGATGGGGCGTGCCCAGTTGTCGCGCTAAACGGGGCTGACTCGCCGAGAGGTAAGGCATTCACGCTCCTACATGAACTCGCGCACGTCGGTTTCCGTTCCAGCGGACTTTGCGACCTGCAGCAGGAAGGCGACGCGGAAGTGGAGCGCGCGTGTGACCGCGTGGCCGCATCAGTCCTTATGCCTCGCCCGACTTTCCTTAGTGTCCTAGGCGGTCTTCGAGGTTCGGCGCTGACCATCGATATCGCCCGCGCCCTAGGTAACGATTTTGGCGCCAGTGGCGAGGCTGCCGTCGTGAGGATGATTGACCTCGGACGCGCGAGCTGGGAGGACTACAGGAGACTCAAGCCGGAGTTCGAGGCGGCGTATCGGGCATATAAGGTCCAGGAGAAGGTAGAGCGCGCGGGGAAAGACTCGCCCATCTTTTATCAGCTTAAGGCGCGTGATCTCGGTCGGCGTTTCGTCCATCAGGTTCTTGAGGCCTACAACGACGACTTGCTAAGCTCGCGGGACCTAGCTCAACTCCTAGAAGTTACATACGACAAGGTTCCCAAGCTGGCGAGCGTCGTTGGGGAGGACCTGTCATGA
- a CDS encoding DUF4411 family protein, giving the protein MTAAPNPVIYSLDTSGLVDGIERYYPPANFPGLWEQVDALIAEGRLLMSEEAWNEAISTDAPVKEWCSDSSAARASCVKTTDAAIAAISGAIVQQFPSWVTQGRKNAADPFVIAVAEVHRCMVISGEKNGGPGTPKIPYVCTQRSVKHGRFIDIIKNEGWSFH; this is encoded by the coding sequence ATGACGGCGGCTCCGAACCCTGTTATCTACTCCCTTGATACCAGCGGCCTTGTTGACGGAATTGAACGATACTACCCACCCGCAAATTTTCCTGGCCTATGGGAGCAAGTCGACGCACTTATAGCAGAGGGGCGCTTGCTTATGTCAGAAGAGGCCTGGAACGAGGCGATTTCTACGGACGCCCCGGTTAAGGAGTGGTGCAGCGATTCCAGTGCTGCCCGCGCAAGTTGTGTAAAAACTACCGATGCGGCTATCGCTGCAATTTCTGGGGCGATTGTGCAGCAATTTCCGAGTTGGGTTACACAGGGCAGGAAGAACGCCGCCGACCCATTCGTGATCGCGGTTGCCGAAGTGCACAGGTGTATGGTCATTTCCGGTGAGAAGAATGGCGGTCCGGGGACGCCGAAAATTCCCTATGTCTGCACACAGCGGAGTGTTAAGCACGGGCGATTTATCGACATCATCAAGAATGAAGGCTGGTCCTTCCACTAG